In Luteitalea sp. TBR-22, one genomic interval encodes:
- a CDS encoding DUF1634 domain-containing protein, producing MAALLRAGVLVAATLALVGGTLTLHAGQFHSPVLDHVFRGQPRALRSVSAVLAGASQGEGPSMMMLGVLVLIATPVVRVAASVALFVAERDPVFIGTTLAVLGVLLVGLIG from the coding sequence ATGGCTGCGCTGCTCCGGGCGGGCGTCCTGGTGGCCGCGACCCTGGCCCTCGTCGGAGGCACGCTGACGCTGCACGCCGGCCAGTTCCACAGTCCCGTGCTGGACCACGTGTTCCGCGGCCAGCCGCGGGCCCTGCGATCGGTGAGCGCCGTTCTCGCGGGCGCGTCGCAAGGCGAGGGGCCGAGCATGATGATGCTCGGCGTGCTCGTCCTGATTGCCACGCCCGTCGTGCGCGTGGCGGCGTCGGTCGCGTTGTTCGTGGCCGAGCGAGACCCCGTCTTCATCGGAACGACGCTCGCGGTGCTCGGCGTCCTCCTGGTCGGCCTCATCGGCTAG
- a CDS encoding DUF4136 domain-containing protein translates to MSTRFLLTALAVLTLSGVAHAETHSDFNKQVDLSSMKTFEFKAQRRFSKDPVADNPIWADQLRMAIRSDFAAHGIKEVSGGNPDFFVAFYVGLKDRYDVRYVDYGFPLWHRGLRGAWGWPPAYDTWAVPYTQSTLIIDVIDARTNQLVWRGYDKDAIDLKKTEKDFGKAVESVLKRFYRDSRQSS, encoded by the coding sequence ATGTCCACTCGATTCCTGTTGACCGCTCTGGCTGTACTGACCCTGTCGGGGGTCGCGCACGCCGAGACGCACTCCGATTTCAACAAGCAAGTCGACCTGTCCTCGATGAAGACGTTCGAGTTCAAGGCGCAGCGACGGTTCTCGAAGGACCCGGTGGCCGACAACCCGATCTGGGCCGACCAACTGCGCATGGCCATCCGCAGCGACTTCGCCGCGCACGGCATCAAGGAGGTCAGCGGAGGGAACCCGGACTTCTTCGTGGCGTTCTATGTCGGCCTCAAGGATCGCTACGACGTCCGCTACGTCGACTACGGCTTCCCGCTGTGGCACCGAGGCCTGCGCGGGGCGTGGGGATGGCCGCCCGCCTACGACACGTGGGCGGTGCCCTACACCCAGTCGACGCTGATCATCGACGTCATCGACGCCCGCACCAACCAGTTGGTGTGGCGCGGCTATGACAAGGACGCGATCGACCTCAAGAAGACCGAGAAGGACTTCGGCAAGGCCGTCGAGAGCGTCCTGAAGCGCTTCTACCGGGACAGCCGTCAGTCGTCGTAA
- a CDS encoding class D sortase gives MERTDRHGHAASLGWTLVAIGVCLTATAGATYWDMWAFQQAMRQVVAREHRASTSAGEEATAGHIGFPWILSVPRLDLSVSVLEGTAPETLQVAAGHILGTARPGSPGTTGIAAHRDTLFRPLRRIRAGDALEIRTAGRRFGYVVTSTTVVAPGDTRVLASSSEERVVLVTCYPFWFVGAAPHRFVVFARRVESPVRPPAPGLRPEER, from the coding sequence ATGGAGCGCACCGATCGGCACGGGCACGCCGCCAGCCTCGGGTGGACGCTCGTGGCGATCGGTGTCTGCCTGACGGCGACGGCTGGCGCCACCTACTGGGACATGTGGGCGTTCCAGCAGGCGATGCGCCAGGTCGTCGCCAGGGAACACCGGGCGTCGACGTCGGCGGGCGAAGAGGCAACCGCGGGGCACATCGGGTTCCCGTGGATCCTGTCCGTCCCTCGGCTCGACCTGTCGGTCAGCGTCCTCGAGGGCACGGCGCCGGAGACACTGCAGGTGGCCGCCGGTCACATCCTCGGCACGGCGCGTCCGGGGTCACCCGGGACCACCGGCATCGCCGCCCACCGGGACACGCTCTTCCGGCCGCTGCGACGGATTCGCGCCGGGGATGCGCTGGAGATCCGGACGGCCGGACGTCGTTTCGGCTACGTTGTCACCAGCACCACGGTCGTCGCCCCCGGAGACACGCGGGTCCTCGCGTCGAGCTCCGAGGAACGCGTGGTCCTGGTCACCTGTTACCCGTTCTGGTTCGTCGGTGCGGCGCCCCACCGCTTCGTGGTGTTCGCCCGACGCGTCGAGTCACCGGTACGGCCGCCGGCACCAGGCCTTCGCCCGGAGGAACGATGA
- a CDS encoding alpha/beta hydrolase: MNMRVTTSRCCIAMTIAWLATSGGPEVGAQATETIMLRGRAQTLHLYGRRGAPPVIVSSGDGGWIHLGPQVAEFLASRGFFVIGVDVKAYLESFTTGEATLRPEDEPGDYRVLAQHAARGASERPILVGVSEGAGLSVLAATDPATKAVIGGVIGLGLPDLSELGWRWRDSLIYLTHTTPNEPTFSATSVIARVSPLPVAVIHSTRDEFVPLAEAQRIVGAAAEPKRFWVVTASDHRFSDNRPEFERRLVEAIEWVRIHAPK; encoded by the coding sequence ATGAACATGCGCGTCACCACGAGTCGCTGCTGCATCGCCATGACGATCGCCTGGCTCGCGACGTCGGGCGGGCCGGAGGTCGGGGCGCAGGCGACCGAGACCATCATGTTGCGCGGCCGCGCCCAGACGCTGCATCTCTACGGCCGGCGCGGCGCCCCACCGGTCATCGTGTCGAGCGGCGACGGGGGATGGATCCACCTGGGACCGCAGGTGGCGGAGTTCCTTGCCAGCCGGGGCTTCTTCGTCATCGGCGTCGACGTCAAGGCGTACCTCGAGAGCTTCACCACCGGCGAGGCGACCCTGCGCCCCGAGGACGAACCCGGCGACTACAGGGTCCTGGCCCAGCATGCGGCACGGGGCGCCAGCGAGCGGCCGATTCTCGTCGGTGTCTCGGAAGGTGCAGGTCTCTCCGTTCTGGCAGCGACCGACCCGGCGACCAAGGCAGTCATCGGCGGCGTGATCGGCCTGGGGCTGCCCGACCTGAGCGAACTCGGCTGGCGTTGGCGTGACAGCCTGATCTACCTCACGCACACGACGCCCAACGAGCCGACCTTCAGCGCGACCAGCGTGATCGCCCGGGTCAGCCCTCTTCCTGTGGCGGTGATCCATTCGACGCGTGACGAGTTCGTGCCCCTGGCCGAAGCGCAACGGATCGTCGGGGCGGCCGCGGAGCCCAAGCGCTTCTGGGTGGTGACGGCATCGGACCACCGCTTCAGCGACAATCGGCCCGAGTTCGAGCGCCGGCTCGTCGAGGCGATCGAGTGGGTGCGGATCCATGCCCCGAAGTGA
- the mprF gene encoding bifunctional lysylphosphatidylglycerol flippase/synthetase MprF, with translation MVSDRMRRAAPIAVSLVLLLAALDVLRLELRMLAWHDVSAAVRNVPPSRLGLAVLLTALNYLALTGYDVLAFAYIGKRRPTRHIAAVSFLAYAVSNSLGLAMLSGASVRYRFYTRWGVTAEELGRIVFSYSVTFWLGLLAMGGVSLIATRLPAEVPWVGGHALAPVGCVLALLPVSYVIAAVRRRRPLRVWRLQVTLPSPRLALAQLGLSMLEWTLAGTVLYVLLPAGSIPFLPFLGLFLAAVLVGMVSHVPGGLGVFEGLMVLLTRPYLPSAALLPSLVAFRAVYYLLPLSIALVGLVVDEARQRRGQVARLGKAAGRVTVRLTPAVLAVFTFAAGLMLLLSGATPTAPGRLQLLHQYLPLSIIEASHFVGSLVGAGLVVLAQGVARRLDAAYYAVALAIVTGMVTSLLKGFGYEEAALLLLVLALLRVARPAFDRPASFFDTRFSPPWIAAVVGAVGASVWLGLFAFDHVDYSHELWWQFELQGGAPRFLRASVGAAVVIALVALRHLTSRAPYAAPPATDADLIDADRVIAAQSATSAFLALLGDKSLMFNDTRSAFIMYAVQGRTWVAFGDPVGPPSEAPALIHRFLDRCADFGGVPVFYEIGKTRLHMYVDLGLGFVKLGEEGCVDLARFSLEGGRAAKHRQALRRLEKAGAAFRIVESPDVASVIDQLRAVSDDWLAAKAGAEKGFSLGFFDPRYLRRFPIAVVERDGRILAFANLLPGADRQELSIDLMRYHRDAPTGVMEALLVHLLVWGRAHGYRRFMLGMAPLSGVEASPIGPLWHRFGAFVYEHGEAAYHFQGLRAYKEKFDPVWEPRYLAYPGGFRLARILADVSALIAGGYRHIFGK, from the coding sequence ATGGTGTCCGACAGAATGCGCCGCGCGGCGCCGATCGCCGTCAGCCTGGTGCTCCTCCTGGCTGCGCTGGACGTGCTGCGGCTCGAGCTGCGCATGCTGGCCTGGCACGACGTGTCGGCCGCCGTGCGCAACGTGCCTCCGTCGCGACTCGGGCTCGCCGTGCTGCTCACAGCCCTGAACTACCTGGCGCTCACGGGGTACGACGTGCTGGCGTTTGCGTACATCGGGAAGAGGCGACCCACACGACACATCGCAGCGGTCTCGTTCCTGGCCTACGCAGTGTCGAACAGCCTCGGTCTCGCGATGCTGTCCGGTGCCTCGGTGCGGTACCGCTTCTACACCCGGTGGGGAGTGACCGCCGAAGAACTCGGTCGCATCGTCTTCTCGTACTCGGTGACGTTCTGGCTCGGGCTGCTGGCGATGGGAGGCGTCAGCCTCATCGCGACGCGACTCCCGGCCGAGGTGCCGTGGGTAGGAGGGCATGCCTTGGCACCGGTGGGCTGCGTGCTGGCCCTGCTGCCGGTGTCGTACGTGATCGCGGCGGTGCGTCGACGCAGGCCACTGAGGGTGTGGCGGCTGCAGGTGACCCTGCCGTCGCCGCGTCTGGCGCTTGCGCAGCTCGGACTCTCGATGCTCGAGTGGACGCTGGCCGGGACCGTGCTGTACGTCCTGCTGCCCGCGGGAAGCATCCCGTTCCTTCCGTTTCTCGGCCTGTTCCTGGCGGCCGTCCTGGTCGGGATGGTGAGCCACGTCCCGGGCGGCCTCGGCGTGTTCGAGGGACTGATGGTGTTGCTGACCCGGCCGTACCTGCCATCCGCAGCGCTGCTGCCGTCGCTCGTGGCGTTCCGGGCTGTCTACTACCTGCTGCCGCTGTCGATTGCTCTGGTCGGCCTGGTGGTCGACGAGGCCCGGCAGCGGCGGGGCCAGGTGGCCCGGCTCGGCAAGGCGGCGGGACGCGTGACGGTCCGGCTCACCCCGGCGGTCCTGGCGGTGTTCACCTTCGCCGCCGGGCTGATGCTGCTCCTTTCCGGGGCGACGCCCACCGCTCCGGGACGGCTGCAACTGCTCCACCAGTACCTGCCTCTGTCGATCATCGAGGCCTCCCACTTCGTCGGCAGTCTCGTGGGCGCCGGTCTGGTCGTTCTGGCGCAGGGCGTGGCGCGACGCCTCGACGCGGCGTATTACGCGGTGGCGCTGGCGATCGTCACGGGCATGGTGACGTCGCTCCTCAAGGGGTTCGGCTACGAGGAGGCGGCGCTGCTGCTGCTCGTGCTGGCGCTGCTGCGGGTGGCTCGCCCGGCCTTCGACCGCCCGGCCTCGTTCTTCGACACGCGCTTCTCTCCGCCCTGGATCGCCGCCGTGGTCGGTGCCGTCGGTGCGTCCGTGTGGTTGGGCCTCTTTGCGTTCGACCACGTGGATTACTCGCACGAACTCTGGTGGCAGTTCGAACTGCAGGGCGGCGCGCCGAGATTCCTGCGCGCGTCGGTCGGCGCCGCGGTCGTGATTGCGCTGGTCGCCCTGCGGCACCTCACGTCGCGGGCGCCGTACGCGGCCCCGCCGGCTACCGATGCCGATCTGATCGACGCCGACCGGGTCATCGCCGCGCAGTCGGCAACCTCGGCCTTCCTCGCGCTCCTGGGAGACAAGTCGCTGATGTTCAACGACACGCGGAGCGCCTTCATCATGTACGCGGTGCAGGGGCGCACCTGGGTGGCTTTCGGCGACCCCGTAGGCCCGCCGTCGGAGGCCCCGGCGCTCATCCACCGGTTCCTCGATCGATGCGCCGACTTCGGGGGCGTGCCCGTCTTCTACGAGATCGGCAAGACGCGCCTGCACATGTACGTCGACCTCGGGCTCGGCTTCGTGAAACTCGGAGAAGAAGGCTGCGTCGACCTCGCGCGGTTCTCGCTCGAAGGCGGCCGTGCTGCGAAACACCGGCAGGCGCTGCGCCGGCTCGAGAAGGCAGGTGCCGCCTTCCGCATCGTGGAGTCGCCGGACGTCGCTTCGGTGATCGACCAGCTACGCGCGGTCTCCGACGATTGGCTGGCCGCGAAGGCGGGCGCCGAGAAGGGATTCTCGCTGGGCTTCTTCGATCCCCGCTACCTGCGTCGCTTCCCGATCGCCGTGGTCGAGCGCGACGGCCGCATCCTCGCCTTCGCCAACCTGCTGCCGGGCGCCGATCGGCAGGAGCTGTCGATCGATCTCATGCGCTACCACCGGGATGCACCGACCGGCGTGATGGAGGCGCTGTTGGTGCACCTCCTGGTGTGGGGGCGCGCGCATGGCTACCGTCGCTTCATGCTGGGGATGGCTCCGCTCTCCGGCGTCGAGGCCTCGCCCATCGGGCCGTTGTGGCACCGATTCGGGGCCTTCGTGTACGAGCACGGGGAGGCGGCCTACCACTTCCAGGGTCTGCGCGCCTACAAGGAGAAGTTCGATCCGGTATGGGAGCCACGGTACCTCGCCTACCCCGGCGGCTTCCGGCTGGCGCGCATCCTCGCGGACGTGTCCGCGCTGATCGCCGGCGGATACCGGCACATCTTCGGCAAGTGA
- a CDS encoding PP2C family protein-serine/threonine phosphatase codes for MQAWTDTASGLARVAIVPAAVGWATGAALTCYVVTGLLEAMAIRILRPTALELDWISDVLPSAALGLSVHLWLHLRATRVALTDRERAQLVVDTQLALAAEMQRRLLSPVPEPDDGLEWAVTLTSANTIGGDFYDVIELDPHVRLLLVADVSGKGIAAAMALTLVRSTFRRLAKEAHDPAQLAERFSAALHDEWHGTPYVTAIVARFDLVSRSVTYTNAGHPPALLVRGHHASRLSHGGPPLGLLRDAAFAQQRLAIAPDDLFVLVTDGVSEALEEPGRPWSAAILDVLGSDTAQPAAAVCAAVATLAAHGSGPAEVEDWNDDRTVVVVRVTPGPTAHATGSTMKEDTSVSPSGAPLTA; via the coding sequence ATGCAGGCGTGGACCGACACCGCATCCGGATTGGCCCGCGTGGCCATCGTCCCGGCCGCCGTCGGGTGGGCGACTGGCGCGGCCCTCACGTGCTACGTCGTGACGGGACTGCTCGAGGCGATGGCCATCCGGATCCTCCGACCAACGGCGCTGGAGCTCGATTGGATCAGCGATGTCCTGCCGTCGGCGGCGCTCGGCCTGTCGGTCCATCTCTGGTTGCACCTCCGCGCCACCCGAGTCGCCCTGACGGATCGGGAGCGTGCCCAGTTGGTGGTGGATACGCAGTTGGCGCTGGCCGCGGAGATGCAGCGCCGGTTGCTGTCCCCGGTTCCCGAGCCGGACGACGGACTGGAGTGGGCGGTCACCCTTACGTCGGCCAACACGATCGGCGGCGATTTCTACGACGTCATCGAACTCGACCCGCATGTGCGCCTGCTGCTCGTCGCGGACGTCTCGGGGAAGGGGATCGCCGCAGCCATGGCCCTCACGCTGGTGCGCTCGACGTTCCGGCGCCTCGCCAAAGAAGCGCACGACCCGGCGCAGCTTGCCGAGAGGTTCTCCGCCGCTCTGCACGACGAGTGGCATGGCACGCCGTACGTTACGGCCATCGTGGCCCGGTTCGATCTCGTGTCGCGCAGCGTGACCTACACCAATGCCGGCCACCCGCCGGCGCTCCTCGTGCGTGGGCACCACGCCAGCAGGCTCTCGCACGGCGGACCTCCTCTCGGCCTGCTTCGCGACGCGGCGTTCGCTCAGCAGCGTCTCGCGATCGCACCGGACGACCTGTTCGTCCTCGTGACCGATGGCGTCTCGGAGGCGCTCGAGGAGCCCGGCCGCCCCTGGAGCGCCGCGATCCTCGACGTGCTCGGAAGCGACACGGCCCAGCCTGCAGCAGCCGTCTGCGCTGCGGTGGCCACCCTCGCCGCGCACGGCAGCGGCCCTGCCGAAGTCGAGGACTGGAACGACGACCGGACGGTGGTCGTCGTGCGGGTGACACCAGGGCCGACGGCGCATGCAACGGGTTCGACGATGAAGGAGGACACATCGGTGTCTCCCTCTGGGGCACCGCTGACCGCGTGA
- a CDS encoding M81 family metallopeptidase, with amino-acid sequence MTKTLLLLLGTLTLVSCRAAEKPRIAIAGLAIESSTFSPATTDEAAFHASTGQAILDTYPFFSGPASLRDRAVWLGTVQGHALPGGAVTREAYESLMRKTLDGLRAQLPLDGLFFDIHGAMSVVGLDDPEGDMIARIREVVGPKTLISTSMDLHGNVSWRLAAESDLITCFRMAPHEDEVASKQRAIENLLTRLESGKGRPAYKAYIAIPVLLPGEKTSTRIEPAKSIYAAIPAITARPGIIDAAIWIGYAWADEPRNHAAVMVTGDDEAAVKTAAESLAASFWQARTKFEFVAPTLSYEAAMDRALKSDKHPFFLSDMGDNPTAGGAGDVTWTLTRILERPEFQRPDGPSLIYASLPGPELVAQAVKAGIGGKVSGTAGAAVDSRYAPPVRIEGTVTAIRQGDKDAKTEVVIRTGSVSVIVTALRKPYHYEADFTQLGLAPRKADIVVVKIGYLQPELYDMQADWVMALTPGGVDQDLERLPYKRITRPMYPLDKDMKEPDLSARWVPTSDRYK; translated from the coding sequence GTGACCAAGACGCTGCTCCTGCTGCTCGGAACCCTCACCCTCGTTTCCTGTCGCGCGGCGGAGAAGCCGCGCATCGCCATCGCCGGCCTGGCGATCGAGTCGAGCACCTTCTCCCCGGCGACGACCGACGAAGCGGCCTTCCACGCCAGCACCGGGCAGGCCATCCTCGACACCTACCCCTTCTTCTCTGGGCCGGCATCGCTGCGCGACCGCGCGGTGTGGCTGGGCACGGTGCAGGGACACGCGCTGCCAGGCGGCGCGGTGACCCGCGAGGCCTATGAATCCCTGATGCGCAAGACGCTCGACGGCTTGCGCGCGCAGCTGCCGCTCGACGGGCTGTTCTTCGACATCCACGGCGCCATGAGCGTCGTCGGCCTCGACGACCCCGAAGGCGACATGATCGCGAGGATCCGGGAGGTGGTGGGCCCGAAGACGCTCATCTCGACGTCGATGGACCTGCACGGCAACGTGTCGTGGCGACTGGCGGCCGAGTCCGACCTGATCACCTGCTTCCGCATGGCGCCGCACGAGGACGAGGTGGCCTCCAAGCAGCGCGCCATCGAGAACCTGCTCACGCGCCTCGAGAGCGGCAAGGGTCGGCCCGCGTACAAGGCGTACATCGCGATCCCCGTGCTCCTGCCGGGCGAGAAGACCAGCACGCGGATCGAGCCGGCCAAGAGCATCTACGCCGCCATCCCGGCCATCACGGCGCGCCCCGGCATCATCGACGCCGCGATCTGGATCGGCTACGCCTGGGCCGACGAACCCCGCAACCATGCCGCCGTGATGGTGACCGGCGACGACGAGGCCGCGGTCAAGACGGCGGCGGAGAGCCTCGCCGCCAGCTTCTGGCAAGCGCGCACGAAGTTCGAGTTCGTCGCGCCGACGCTGTCGTACGAGGCCGCGATGGACCGCGCGCTGAAGAGCGACAAGCATCCCTTCTTCCTCAGCGACATGGGCGACAACCCGACGGCGGGCGGCGCCGGCGACGTCACCTGGACGCTGACGCGCATCCTCGAGCGCCCCGAGTTCCAGCGGCCCGACGGTCCCTCCCTGATCTACGCCTCGCTTCCCGGGCCGGAACTGGTGGCGCAGGCCGTCAAGGCCGGCATCGGCGGCAAGGTGTCGGGCACCGCTGGGGCGGCCGTCGACAGTCGCTATGCGCCGCCCGTACGCATCGAGGGAACCGTGACCGCCATCCGCCAGGGCGACAAGGACGCCAAGACCGAGGTGGTGATCAGGACCGGCAGTGTCAGCGTGATCGTGACCGCGCTGCGGAAGCCGTATCACTACGAAGCCGACTTCACGCAGCTCGGGCTCGCCCCGCGCAAGGCCGACATCGTCGTGGTGAAGATCGGCTACCTGCAGCCCGAGCTGTACGACATGCAGGCGGACTGGGTGATGGCCCTCACGCCCGGCGGCGTCGACCAGGACCTCGAGCGCCTGCCCTACAAGCGCATCACGCGGCCCATGTATCCGCTCGACAAGGACATGAAGGAGCCGGACCTGTCGGCCAGGTGGGTGCCGACCTCTGACCGTTACAAGTGA